The Penaeus chinensis breed Huanghai No. 1 chromosome 39, ASM1920278v2, whole genome shotgun sequence genome has a segment encoding these proteins:
- the LOC125046463 gene encoding chorion peroxidase-like, which produces MKVVYVFLAMLVVIALGSEKPKLGIIEDNISYVIRGKNSKKPPKEHPGTHVQGGKSWKSIETPPVLDISKEEKSSFEHGLSQLQEKDKTEEDMAAKNMKVSHNSSTYIHQSLFKSSDPRSIAAARAGFIIDSATKFVMDRLQLDKTDVIFDIMLSEQLAQDEFCDEDLVSSSCEAFRYYRSSNGTCNNLDNPLWGSTFRPFRRVAPPDYGNGVSSLRLAKDRQPLPSARLVSSAVNNVRPNSESSLLSVLHMTYGQFFDHDLAFAPLNKGMYGVAIPCCLEAEGNPILHPECAPIPIPADDPFYSKFNQTCMDFVRSAPAPRCLLGPREQINEKTAYIDGSQVYGIDDEMMKSLRTMKDGLLSAQISKEGEELLPADTDLANECNKEEKASIKQYCFRAGDMRVNEQILLTRFHTVWVRHHNHLASRLKSINPSWDDEKLFQETRRIVIAQLQHVTYNEYLPPIFGNEIIEDFELKPLKNKQRKVFYRPDKSAAISTEFATAALRFGHSMIADHIKRVDNFGNISSVELSSVFMNPFDVYIKNAVPQLTRGVVRQSAGQVDPFFTPQVAGLLFKGKNMFGLDLVALNIQRGRDHGIASYTAIRNSCELSPVHDFSDLSGKMDDDVIAKLKDVYRHVDDIDLFIGGMAEHPIEGGVVGPTFACILLDQVIRLKEGDRYWYETNDEDTRFTGRQVEQIRSTYIMS; this is translated from the exons ATGAAGGTGGTTTATGTGTTCCTTGCAATGTTGGTAGTCATTGCACTAGGGTCTGAGAAGCCCAAGTTGGGGATCATTGAAG ATAATATTTCCTACGTGATTCGAGGGAAAAACTCCAAGAAGCCGCCAAAGGAGCATCCCGGAACACATGTACAAGGCGGTAAAAGTTGGAAGTCGATTGAAACTCCGCCTGTACTCGACATTtcgaaggaagagaa ATCAAGCTTCGAACACGGACTCTCACAACTGcaggagaaagataaaacagaagaggACATGGCTGCCAAGAACATGAAAGTCTCTCATAACTCATCTACTTACATCCATCAGTCCCTCTTCAAGAGTTCTGACCCGCGGTCCATCGCAGCAGCAAGAGCAGGCTTCATAATAGACAGCGCCACTAAATTCGTCATGGATCG CCTGCAGCTAGACAAAACCGATGTAATTTTCGACATCATGCTATCGGAACAGCTGGCCCAAGACGAGTTTTGTGATGAGGACCTAGTTTCGTCCTCCTGCGAGGCCTTCCGCTACTACAGGTCCTCCAACGGCACCTGTAATAACTTGGATAACCCGCTGTGGGGATCCACTTTCAGGCCCTTCCGCCGTGTTGCTCCGCCCGACTATGGCAACG GAGTGTCGAGCCTCCGCCTTGCCAAGGACCGGCAGCCCCTTCCCAGCGCCCGCCTCGTCAGCAGTGCGGTTAATAACGTCCGGCCAAACAGcgaatcttctctcctctccgtcctccacATGACCTACGGACAGTTCTTCGACCATGACCTGGCCTTCGCGCCTTTGAATAAAG GTATGTATGGTGTGGCGATTCCATGTTGCCTTGAGGCCGAGGGCAATCCTATACTCCACCCTGAGTGcgcccccatccccatccctgcTGACGACCCTTTCTACTCCAAGTTCAACCAGACGTGCATGGACTTCGTCCGCTCGGCGCCCGCCCCACGCTGCTTGCTTG GTCCACGAGAACAAATAAACGAGAAGACGGCATATATCGACGGCTCTCAGGTCTACGGAATTGATGACGAGATGATGAAGTCATTGAGAACGATGAAGGATGGTCTACTTAGTGCTCAG ATAAGTAAGGAAGGTGAGGAGCTTCTTCCTGCAGACACAGACTTAGCAAACGAGtgcaataaggaagaaaaagccaGCATAAAACAATATTGCTTTCGGGCTG GTGACATGAGAGTGAATGAGCAAATTCTGCTCACTCGGTTCCACACTGTGTGGGTGCGTCACCACAACCATCTAGCGTCTCGCCTGAAGAGTATCAACCCATCTTGGGATGACGAAAAGCTGTTCCAGGAGACCCGCCGAATTGTGATCGCTCAGCTCCAACATGTCACCTACAACGAGTACCTCCCGCCCATCTTCG GCAATGAAATCATAGAAGACTTTGAGCTGAAACCCTTGAAGAACAAGCAACGAAAGGTCTTTTACCGCCCTGACAAGAGTGCTGCCATAAGTACTGAATTTGCAACAGCTGCCCTCCGTTTTGGACACAGTATGATTGCT gATCACATTAAAAGAGTGGATAACTTCGGCAACATTTCCTCCGTTGAACTGTCCTCAGTGTTCATGAACCCATTCGACGTGTATATAAAGAACGCGGTACCGCAGCTGACGCGAGGAGTGGTTCGACAGAGCGCAGGTCAAGTTGACCCCTTCTTTACACCACAG GTGGCGGGCTTGCTCTTCAAAGGGAAAAACATGTTTGGACTCGATCTGGTGGCCCTCAACATTCAGCGTGGGCGTGACCATGGTATTGCCTCCTATACGGCGATCAGAAACTCATGCGAACTGTCTCCTGTTCATGACTTTAGTGATCTCTCGGGAAAAATGGATGATGATGTGATTGCAAAGCTAAAGGATGTATACCG TCATGTGGATGACATTGACCTGTTCATCGGTGGTATGGCTGAGCACCCGatagaaggaggagtagtaggtcCCACCTTCGCTTGTATTTTGCTGGACCAGGTCATTAGGCTAAAAGAAGGCGACAGATACTGGTACGAGACTAATGACGAGGACACAAGGTTTACAGGAA GACAAGTCGAACAAATTCGCAGCACAT atatcatgagctaa